A region of the Fulvia fulva chromosome 7, complete sequence genome:
ACGGCGGAGTGGCCTTCACTGAGGAATTTTGGAACCACTAGCCGGTCTTTCGCCCTCGCTCTCGCTCTCACACCTGCCATCCGCCACCTCTGCCTACCGCACACAGCGAAGATGGCACCTGCCTCGCTCCGCTCGCTTGGCGACTGCCCACAGCTTCACCTTCCCTCGGTATACGAGGACTCGAAGGCGATCTGCCTGGATCTGACATGAACAGCCAACCCACCCACCGATGCAGACGACCCTGGGCGCACTCATCCGACCAACTGTACTGCACGAGAGACCACCTTGACACACGCACCCCATGTCCTCTTCCCCGATTCCGTGGTCAGAAAAGCTCGGGATCAACGCCAGCAAGTGGCGAGCCTTGCCAGTACCTCGTCAAGGCGGTCAAGACCACCAAGTCCAGCTCCCCAATACAAGCACAAGGTGGACTGGAGGCTGAGGGTTTGGCTGGCTGGTGTCCGTGTCATCGAGAAGACGGGGATGTGGTGGCCATTTGGTGGCCAACGGGATGATGATTGATTAGGGGAAGGCTGTTGAAACGGTAGCATAGCGTACTGATCGCACATGAAGAGCATGGTTTGGGAGGCATAGTCTAGCAGTATTGCGTAATCTGTCTGCCACATATGGACTCAGTGTCTAGGAACTATCTCACTCGGCCCCAGCGAGCGGCCTCCAGATCATGAAATGCGCCAGATGTAGTGATCTTGACTGACTCGAGTCGCCATGTGCACTGTCGCTGGGCTTGAAGGATATCACAACAAAAACCGCTGCTTCCGACGACCGACATCGCCTGAGTGGCGCAATCAGAACTGTTTCCTTTCCAAGCACACTGTATACCGCCGCTAGCTGCGATCTAGGACCATCATAACCATGGTCCTCAGTACACTCCTCTCGTTGGTACAGCCGCTCAAGCGATGGCGGTTGTTGTCTTTTTGCCTTGAGCCATGCATTGACTACCTCTATGATGTGTGAAAGATGTGGTGGGGTGTAGATAGTCCAGTGACTCGAGCTGCGCGTTGTTGATCATCTAGGTCCGCATGTGAGTGTTAGAAACGATGATAGGGTCATGGTATGGGGAATGCGAGACTCAGGAGCGACGATATTGCGGAGGACTGGTGCGATGTTGAACCGTCGATTTGTATATTTATATCATGTTCGTGTGCTGGAGTGATAAGGTGTTGAAACTGTTGTTTATTCTCAGATGTTTGAGACGGCGAGGTATGCGACGACGAGGTATGCGACGACGAGGTATCCGACGACGAGGTAGTGGTAGTCGGAGTGGGAGGGTGGGAATCAGGGGTATAGAGATTATGGACTCGGGCGCAGCAACAGTACGACGGCAACTGTCTTGGCAGCATTCATGAATGCGACGGCAACCGGGCGCAATATACAACAGAGCGCGAGATGAGGCGGCGACGAGACAACACGACGAAGACACCGAGATAGGGAAGGGACAACTTCTTCTCCAGTCGCCAGCAAGATGCCAACTTTCTGATGAAAAAGCAACGCACAAAGAGTGCAAAGTGGAGTGGGAAGGACTTGAACCTCCATCTCTGAGTTGAATGGTACTGGCATAAAAGAGTCTGCCGCCCTCAGCATGTCAAACGAGCGACAACATTATCGGGCCCCTCGGTGTCCTGCCGTTGGACGACCTCTCCAAAGTGGTTCTGCTTCAAGCCCAGGAGGCTGTTGGGTAGAGTGGGAATCGAACACCACATTTCATGAGTTTGGTACGGTACCGACAAGAACGAGTTTGTCACCTTTCGCATGTCAAAAGAGTGAGACAGCTAGGGCCCCTCATGCGTCTTTCCGTTAGACGACATTCCCGAAAAGTGGGTAGCCTGTTTATAGCCCAGGGAGGCTGTTGGAGAAGGGAGGAATCGAACACTCCATCTCGTGAGTTGAATGGTGCTGGCAAGAATGAGGTTCGCCACCCGTCGCATGTCAAAAGAATGAGACAGCTAGGGCCCCTGACGTGTCCTGCCGTTGAACGACCTCCCCTGTGATGAGTCGCAAGTGACGATGACCTCGATAAGGCGAAGGTACTGGAGAAGGGTCAGTGAAATGGAAAGGGGGTTGGACGTACCTGGTGGACATTGGGTTGGTTGATGTTGAGGAAAGGAAGAAGGAGAAAGTGCGAGGAGCTTGGAGTTTTATCCTGGCGGGTGTGACTCACAGCTCGACTGTGGCCACCACTCTGAACGTTAACTTGTTGTATAGCAGTCTGACCAGCTCTATTTCTGGAGTGCTAGAAGTGTTGTGGGCGAATGAAGTGTATGGTAAACTTGTTCGGCATGCCGAAGAGCTCTCGGGCCGAGGATTCTGAACGACATCTCCAGTAAGGACCTACGAAGATGATATGAGTACCTTGATAGTAGAAGTTCTTCGGCAGCTGCCGGTAGGCTTGATGGTCGCGACTCTGTCATCGAGATGCCATGTCACGGTGCGGCGAGCGATTCCAGGTGTCTTGGCCGTTCTGCGAGTTCGGCTCGAAGGTCCTCTCACGCCAAGCAAGCCCAGAAAGTTGTACTCGTGCGTAGACTGTTTGTGAAGTATGATGGCTCGTGGCACGAGGGATCACTCAAGTGCTTGGCATGCTTGTCTCTCGTGGTTCGCACATGGTTCGACCAGTCCACGGTGTGTGACGGCGTACACTTGAGTGGCGGATGCCTGCTCTCTCGACGCCAAGCTGAAGCGTCACCAATGCGTAGCGACTGCAGATGGTCGCACCACACCGACCTCATATGTGCCTCCATTATGAACGGAGATGCTTGTGACCGCCATTGCTCCGAAAGGTGGAGAAGTGAGAGATCGGCATGATGTGCTCGGAACACGGCTGAGGTGCCGAAAGTTGGATCTAGTGCAGAGGTGCCTCTGTGGCGTGACGCTCTTGGTTCATGTTGCGTGCCTTCGGTAGTCATGTTGTGAGTACCAATGCAAGCGCGGACTCGTCTCCTGCTTGCGTGCGAGTTCAGCAAATGCGACAGCACCACCACATACGCGTACAGTAGCGTGTAGCAGGCGAAAGTGGTCGGCCGAGCACTCGCCGAGCCACATGAAATTTGGTCTCGTGAGGTGATACCGCCGACCGGGAAGAAGGTAGCTTGCTGAGCTACCGCTGTTGGCTTGTTTGTCGAGAGCAATCACTGCTGTTCATGAGACAAGTCGTCCAGTGGCAGCGGAGAAAGCGCAGTAGCATTGCGCTAGCTTGATCTCGTCCCAATAATTGCCACGGAGCAATCGTGGAGAGAAGGTTGATGTGTTGCAGCAAATGCGGAAGGCCATCATTGATAGCCATCATGGCTGGGCAAAGGTTTCCGATGGCTTCGTTGTGCTGCATCTCAGCCTGCTGTGCGAATAATCGCGCGTGCATCGGCCAGTGGAAAGACGACAGCATGGTGTGGGCGGTGATGACAACGAGGCATGCTTGACGGAATTGCAGGGCTGTCGACGTGAACGGTGAACGGTGAAGCCTGCGTGGCCTGGAAGATTGTCGCGACATGACGATGCTCACCTCGCTAACAAGGAAGTCGCACCTGCGCCACACCTCCCAGCAGGTCCATTTGATCATCCAGAAGCGAGAAGAATCAACACCCGACATCTCCGACGTCCTGTAAACGTCGACCTCCACGACCAACTCATCGACATCACTCCTCAGACATACCACAGACTGCGTGCTACTGCAGGCAGCAACTTGGCTTCTGACGAGTGCCCGCACTGATATGTGTGAGTGGAGCCATCTCATCGCTGCTTAGAACATCGTCCGCGCCCAGCTCATTATTGTGGAGCGTCCCCGAAGGCTTAAGCCCGTGGCGCGGTCATCACAAGACGACATCTCGCCTTAGCATTCCTCCCTgctctctcctcgcttctTCACCAACTCCGCCTTCAGTGTTTGAGGCAGCATACGCGAATGGGACACCTCTCTGACCCTTTTACAGACCGTTATCGTACTGAGGCAATACGCACTGCCAGCCAACGCGATATCCCCACCGTCGAGAGCAACGGAGGCATCCTCCCAACCCACAACACAGCCAACAAGGCCAAGTCTACCGAAGCTGGCGGGCTAAGCAACGACAATGGGCGCGGCGGCCTACCGTCTCGACCCTCAGGCCTACGAGCCTCCCAGAGCAACGGCGGCACATATGGAGGAGATGGAGCAAGAGACATTGGCGGTGACGCTGAGAAGTCCGCACACAACACCGCGGAGGACTCAACATCCCAGTCCGCACCTCCCCCAGCTCCGCCACCCATCAAGTCCGAAGTTGCGGGCCCTGGAGATGCCACCATAGAATCTACCGAAGGAAACAAGAACAAACCACCTATCACCACCCGCATGAAGAATGGCTGCAAGCGCTTTGGCTCGCACTTCAAGAATGCCATCTGTCACAGTTGGGTCAACGTCCTTCTCATTGCTGTACCCGCTGGTATCGCCGCAGAAGCAGCACATCTCAGTCCAGCAGCCATCTTTGCCATCAATGCAGTCGCCATCGTACCACTCGCTGGACTGCTCAGTCACGCCACCGAGAGCGTGGCCAGCAGACTTGGAGATACTCTTGGAGCACTCCTCAATGTCTCCTTCGGCAACGCTGTCGAACTGATCATCTTCATCATCGCACTGGTGAAGAATGAGATCCACATTGTTCAGGCATCCTTACTGGGCTCGATTCTGGCCAACTTACTACTCATCCTGGGCATGGCTTTCTTGTTTGGCGGCCTCCGCTTTCGAGAGCAGATTTACAACAGCACCGTTACACAGATGAGCGCTTGTCTCCTCAGCTTGAGTGTGATGAGCTTGCTCCTGCCGGTAAGCATGAACTACATTCACATGATATGTCAGGATACTGATTTGACTACAGACCGCCTTCCATGCCTCTTTCAACGACCAGAATCTCAATCTAGCCAATGCTTCGACTCTCAAGGTCAGCCGTGGTACAAGTGTCATCCTTTTGCTGGTCTACGTCCTGTACTTGCTGTTCCAGCTAAAGTCGCATGCGTACATGTATGAGAGCACGCCACAAGCAGTCATTGACGAAGAGTCGCATCCTGGAGTACTGCACGACATGATGAACTCGTCATCGTCTTCCAGCGACAGCAGTAGCTCGGACAGCAGCGACTCAGATACCTCAGGCTCAGGCTCCGTCACTACCAGGAAGAAGGTCACGCGAATGATCAAGCACCGAATGCGCCGCAAGTCCAGTGTCAGTACGAGTAGTTCTCGCACTCACTCAAAGGCCACATCTGCCTTGAGCTCTCCTACCACCCAGGAGCGTCAAGAGTACATCGAAGACCCAGCACTCGACAATGGTGCCACTCGTCGTGAGTCCACACTTGCAGCTATCGATAGCGTCGAGGATGCAGATGCAGACAGAGAAGACAACGGACCAACCACTCGTATCTTCGATTGGGCGAAGCGTCACAACAGCAACGAGGGCGAGAAGTCGCCAGACCCGCCTAAGAAGCGAAAGAAGCACCACAAGAAGAAGGACAAGAAGCATCACCGCAAGCACCACGATGGACCGGCTGAAGAGCCAGTTGAGAATGAGAAAGCCACGATCGAAGAAATACCTACCGAGTCTACCACCGGACAGCCAAAGGTCGGATTCGCCGACGACGTTGAAGTGGTCCCAGCCCAGACTCCCACCAACCAGTCCGCTCGCCTCGCGTTTAACATGCGCGGGTTGTCTTCGCGTGTCAGGCCTGCATTACCGTCAATGTTGTCTAACAACGTCTTCGTGCAGCCACGACCAACTCCTTCGCCAGCTGCTCAACGTCCCAACTTTACACGCCCGGTGTCGGCTGGAGCTGCAAACCTCCGCCGCACCAGCTCTTTACCCGAACGCCTGAACCGCGAGACCACACCCACTCCTGGCACCAACTACGTACGCACGGATCCTCTGCCACCCTACCAGCACCAGCAGTATCGCGTTCGTGCGGGCAACCAGCCAGCGCCGACCAAAGAGGAGGAAGAGATCGGTGAACCAGACATGTCCAAGACAGCAGCTGTTGTCCTGCTGTTGTGCAGCACAGCTCTGGTCGCTGTCTGCGCCGAGTTCATGGTCGACGCTATCCCGGAGATGATTGCTGGCAACGGTGCAGTTGGTGAGGCCTTCATCGGTCTCATTATCCTGCCCATCGTTGGTAACGCAGCAGAGCACGTCACAGCAGTCACCGTTGCCGCCAAGAACAAGATGGATCTCGCAATCGGTGTCGCTGTCGGCTCCAGCATCCAGATCGCACTCTTCGTCACTCCAGTCGTGGTCTTGCTCGGATGGATTCTGGACACTAACATGAGTCTGTACTTCAACATCTTCGAGACTATCAGTCTGTTTGTCACCGTCTTCGTCGTCAACTTCCTGGTCCTCGACGGGCGCAGCAACTATCTGGAGGGCAGTCTGTTGATCGCGGCTTATGTTATCATCGCCCTCGTGGCCTTCTTCTATCCCGAGTCTGACGCTTCGAGCGCCATCGGTGATGGAATTGGCGGAACCTAGGAAGTCTGTCGCCCGAAGTGCGACTGAGCGTCGCAACGCTCAACGATCGATATCTTGGACCGGGGAGTTTGTCTTTATGATGGCGAGGCTGATGATGGCCTGGGCATGATCGACCATTGGGTCGCTCTTTCGTAGCTCATGAATGAATGATGGACAGTCCTTTCTGCCAATCGATATATCAATGCCTCAGTCTGAATTCGAGACCTGCTTGCTCAACGACGCTTGCATTTCTGCCAATGTCATTTTCTTCTTCGGCTTTGGCACCTCCACTGCATCTGCCGCTGTCGTTGGCGCTGTCTCCTTCGCCTGCGTTGTGTCCTTGCTCGTATTCACCGTGTCCGTAGCTGTCTTCCTCTGCTTTGTCTTCACGGTATCTGTCACCGCCTTCTTTTCCTTCTGCTTCACACCACCAACAAACGGATTCGGAACCCTCCCACCCTCCTCCCTCTCATCCTCAATCTCCGTCGCCCCGCTCCCGAGCCCAACAGTCTGCACCTTTCTCGCAACCCCCTCCAGGCCACCTTCATCCTGTCCATCCCCACCAGCTGCAGCCCCacccctcctcctcctcctcctcctccccACCTCATTAAGCGCCTCAACATGCGGCTTCAACCCCTCCATACTCCTCATAAACCTCGTCCTATGACTAACCTCCGCAGCCCTCAACCGCTCCaactcctcctccttctccCGCTTCGTCCACAGCGACAACTTCTTCTTAAACTTCTCCGCCTTCCTGACCGCCGCCGAGTCCGTCTCGCTTGGGTAAGGCGTGTTCTCAAGGTCGGTCAGGTTGTTGTCCAGTTTGGCGATTTCGGCGAGGAGTGTGGCGGTGGGGATTGTGGGGTTGTTGGAGGCGGCGCGGAAGGGGGAGGTGGTGTAGGGGGGTGTGCCGGTTTGTTGGAGGAGGGCGATGCGGGAGGCGGAGGGAAGGGTGGAGGCGAAGGATTTTATGGTTTGGGCGGTGTGGCGGATGGCGCTGAGGTGGTGTTTGGTTGTGGAGAGGTGGATTGTGTCTTGGGATTGGAGGTAGGATTTGAAGTCGGCGGTTTTGGCTGTTGGTTCATCTGGTGTTGGGTAGGGGTCTTGTGTGTTTTCGGGTGGTGAGTATTCTGTGGATAGTGTTCGGGTTTGTGGGCGTGGTTTGATGGCGCGGAGGCAGATCCATTGGTAGGGGCCGTTGCGAGACATGGTCGATGTCGATGTGTTGTGGGAGGGATGTCTCGAAGTGAGTGTAAAAGTTTGGGCATGGAGCTTCGATGGGATGGTCAATGCGTTGATCGAGGTCAACACTTCAACTTCGATTCTATTTAATTCCTCTCTAGCCACTATCATATATCGTTCGGACTCATTGATATGGATTACTGCATCCAACAGGTCATATTGTGACCCAATATGACGGTTTCGCAGCTTTTCATCGCACCCATGGATACCTAAACCCAGATCGAAGCCTCATCGCTTCGGGAAAGACCTACCTCTACGACAGCACCGGAAAGGTAGAGGTAGCACCATCAAGAATGCCGTTAATATCACTACTACCGTCTCTCTCGACCTCATCTCGCCATCAGATGGCCTCATCTGTGCTTACCTGTTCGACCTCAAGGCCCTCCTCGATCGACGTGAAGGGCACTTCCAACAAACTAAGCGCTCAATGAAAGACTGCGCCGCGTGACAGCGCCACTACGCAGCGGCTTGCAGACAAGACTTGAGGCGCCTCATGTCTGTTACCGGTGTAGAGGCCAGTTGGAGAAACCGTCCGGTGTGGACGCATTCCTCAGGCGCGCGGCTATGCGTAAAGTTGATGGCGGTTAGTATTGCAGCCTCAGCGACAATGGTTGGTCGCGTGCCCGTGTACGACCGGTGCAGTAGCTGTATCGTGGCTGTTGTTATTAGTGGAGCTGAATCCGTACGGCGGGTGTATTTGATGTCGTGTGACTGATGGAAGGAGAGGGCGAAGCAGAGGGCGGAAGGACGAAAAGCAAAGGGCGGTCTGGGGTAGGTGTGGGTCGTGGGCCTGTGGGCCAGTTTGGTCGTGAGGCATGCGATTGATACTGGAGGTAGTGTTCGATTGGTTCCATTTCCATGCCTCTATCCCAACTTCGTGTGCTGTATACAATGCTAGCTATGCAATTTCATGTCATGTCGTCGCTCATTCATGCCCTAGAACCTCCAAGTTCGCTATGCTGACTCGCTTGTTCGAACGCTGTAGAAAGCCAAGATGATTTCAATCTGTCGTTAAATCCCGTCGTAAATCCCATTCATTCATGCTTCGTATCGTTTCGTGACGTGATCCATGGTACCGTGGTTTCCTTTCGTACCACAGATTTCCTGCGGTTGTGTTGTTGTGGCGGCGGCGTTGGCATGGGAGTCTCCGGCTTCTTCCCTGTGCCGTAGTAGGCCCTCCATTGTCGCTTGATGGCTTTGCATCTACTCCAGGTCCAGCTGTTCTGCTCTGGGTGAGTGAGCTCAATCGCAAGCAGGACGATCAGGGTCAATGGAATCCCAATGACGAAGAATAGCCAGATGGATTGTTTCGCCTGGGTGAAGTCCGGGGATATGCTTAGGAAGCTCGATGTGAACTGGAGTGGGATGAAGAGGGCGGCCAGGAAGGTAAGTCTTGCCAGGTTCTTGTTCTGTTTGACAGCGCGTCTGCTCTCTTCGATATTGATGTTGTTCGTGGCCATGTTCTCAATGCTTTTGATGCGGACCTGGATCTCGTCCATTTGGCGTTTGACATTCTTGAAGTCAACGAGTAATGCGATGATGCCAACTTTGTCTGTGCCCGATGCAAGGATCTCTCGTGAAGTCGAGTCCTGGGACAGAGCTGGTGTACTTGATTGCAGACCGTGATACGGCGCATGTACCTCTGGAGGAAACAGTCGTGCACTGGCCTCACTGATCATGGTCTGGTAGTATCCAACGTTCCGACGCCAGGGCGACAGTTTTTGCAGTACATCTGAGATGTCGCTGGCATTTTCGCCCCAGTGTGGTTTCTCAAACTCCCATTCGATCTTGCCCAGTTGGGTTGTCATATACTTCAACGTGGTAAGCCAGTCTGCAATGACTAGACGATACATAGGGAGAGCTATGCACCGCTCGTCACTTCGGATCCTGTTGAGGTCATCGCTACTCAGCCTGAGGCTCCAGTACTTCATGTCATCGAATAGGCTCTGGCGCTTAGGCGCCTGCACTGCCTTTTCTCGGTTTGACCGAAGGGCCGCCATGGATGGAGTACCCTCGAAAGGGCGGTACCCGCCCCAGAGTGGCTGTCCGGTGGAGACTGTAGGATCCAAGAGGAGGATCGCTATACGCTCCGGTCAGCAATGTCTCACACAATGGCGCACGGTCGGAGACTTGTTACCTGTTACAGGGTCCCCTGCCTGTCTGGGCTTGATCCATAGCGATGTCTTTGCACGAGTAAGCACTACGCTGGCATCTTTCTTGTCTAGCAGACCGTTCTGCAGCCGTTTCCGACTTCTGTCACTATCCAGTCGCCGCAAGATGTTCCAGTTGCCAGTTTCCATCTCGGCAGCCTGATACTGTTTTTCAGTCGGGAAGTACCTTGCTCGAAGGTACTGTATGATGAAGTGGTTCTGCTTCCTCAGATCGACATCGAGATTGGGAAGCTCTACCCATGGATCTCGTGTGTTGTGAAAGAGGTAGTCGCCAATGTACGAGAGGAAGAAGAGTGGATCGATATCGTAGAAAGCACCGAGGCCCTCGACGAGATCGCGACTCAGATCTTCGACTATCAAGAGGCGAGTCTGTCGTGATTCGGCAGTCTGAGGGGCTTTCGTGAGAGCAGGCAGTAGTTCTTCGGTATTGTTATATGTCTCAGTCTCCGGTCCTCCGCCATCGGTGTAGTCGATCACGCAGACATGAGCTTTGGACCTCCGCTCTCGACGATTTTCGTCGAAGAACTTCATGTAACGCCATTTGGGTGGAGCGCATGTGACTTCCATCCAGTGTCCGAGATAGGCAAGATGAGGCATAGTCTCTGAGAGGTCCTTGACATATTGAAGGTACGGGCCAGGCCTACACAGCAAAGTGGACAATCAGTTGGCAATTTCCAGCAAGTTGAGAGGACATACTCTTCCATCTCCCACTCGTTAGCACACTTGATGCCCTCGTAGAAGTCCCCAATGAAGTATGCATCACCGCCCGCATCGGTATGGGGGATGATAGCATATTCCTTGTCGCGCCATCGTGCCCAGTCTTTTCGCTGGTGATCCTGCAGCTCGAGAATGGCCTCATAGACATTCTCTGGGGGCGTGTACCCGTCTTTGGCATCCTCAATGCCTTTCGTCGCTTTCTCCTCGTCCTGGGACCGCGACTTGCCCTGCAGGCGGCTCGAGATGGATTGACGCATGGCCGAAGCGGCAAAGACGCTTCCGCCCTCTCGCCCCACGCCGCAGGCTTCTCAGGGCGATGGTACTGTATAGTCAGTCCGGGCATGGGTAGGATGGCGCTTTGGAGTGAGGATAACGTGAAAGGCGGGCTGCCGGGCGCAATCTCACTGTCAATTGGTCCGCATCACGCCCATCGTGTCCAGCTGTTGCACTGCACTGTGCCACGAGGCATTGAATGTATCGTTTCCCTCGTTCAGCAAACCGATCGACCGGTCACGGGCATCGTTATAACACGTCTACCGGTGGTTACTGTAGTCTGTAGATCTGCAACTCAGCCCCACGATGCATACAAAGCGGGAGATTGTCACGCTGCAAACAGCGATTGAAACAAACCCTCGCAACGCAACGACGTGTCCGAGCGGGGTAAAGTCGTCGTCGCCTTCCATCACCCTCATGCAGCTTCTAGCCAGCATCGCTTCTGCACTGTCCTCGCACTGCACTGCACTGTCCTCGCACTGCACTGCACTGTCCTCGCACTGCACTGTCGAGATGTCCACCGTGAATAGCAGACACAACCCGCAATTGGTGAATGGCGACCAACACGACCTCCACCATGGCTACAACGACGACAACAAGACCGCCTGGAAGGCAATGGCCACCC
Encoded here:
- a CDS encoding Vacuolar calcium ion transporter, giving the protein MYRYRTEAIRTASQRDIPTVESNGGILPTHNTANKAKSTEAGGLSNDNGRGGLPSRPSGLRASQSNGGTYGGDGARDIGGDAEKSAHNTAEDSTSQSAPPPAPPPIKSEVAGPGDATIESTEGNKNKPPITTRMKNGCKRFGSHFKNAICHSWVNVLLIAVPAGIAAEAAHLSPAAIFAINAVAIVPLAGLLSHATESVASRLGDTLGALLNVSFGNAVELIIFIIALVKNEIHIVQASLLGSILANLLLILGMAFLFGGLRFREQIYNSTVTQMSACLLSLSVMSLLLPTAFHASFNDQNLNLANASTLKVSRGTSVILLLVYVLYLLFQLKSHAYMYESTPQAVIDEESHPGVLHDMMNSSSSSSDSSSSDSSDSDTSGSGSVTTRKKVTRMIKHRMRRKSSVSTSSSRTHSKATSALSSPTTQERQEYIEDPALDNGATRRESTLAAIDSVEDADADREDNGPTTQIPTESTTGQPKVGFADDVEVVPAQTPTNQSARLAFNMRGLSSRVRPALPSMLSNNVFVQPRPTPSPAAQRPNFTRPVSAGAANLRRTSSLPERLNRETTPTPGTNYVRTDPLPPYQHQQYRVRAGNQPAPTKEEEEIGEPDMSKTAAVVLLLCSTALVAVCAEFMVDAIPEMIAGNGAVGEAFIGLIILPIVGNAAEHVTAVTVAAKNKMDLAIGVAVGSSIQIALFVTPVVVLLGWILDTNMSLYFNIFETISLFVTVFVVNFLVLDGRSNYLEGSLLIAAYVIIALVAFFYPESDASSAIGDGIGGT